The Fulvivirga maritima genome segment CGCGAAAGGATCTCCCAACTTTATGCCTATACCCTGATACGGATATCCTGTGTCTTCAAACACAGGGCAGGCTACTCTGGCCTTCTTCCTAGAAAAGCGCCCTGGTTTTTTAAATTTTCCTTTATAAAAAGGCTTATTCTGAGCCTGTGTGCTAGCCAAGGGTACCGAAACCACTAATAGAACAACAAAAAATATTCTACAAAAAATAGAGGACATGCAAGTATTTATATTAAGGCTGTAAATTAATACGCTTCGGGATATTTTAATAATTATGTAATGAAAAATTAAACTATCTCCTTATACTGCATCTTATGAAGCTGAGTATAGTAACCCCCAAGTTCAATCAACTCTGAATGATTTCCTTCTTCTTTAATTTCTCCTTTGTCTAATACTATGATTTTATCTGCCTTTTGAATGGTAGAAAGTCGGTGCGCAATAACTACGGCCGTTCTATCTTTCATCATTCTTTCTATGGCATTTTGTATCAGCTCTTCTGTCTCTGTATCTACTGATGACGTGGCTTCATCTAAAACCAAAATTTTAGGATCATAAACCATAGCCCGTACAAAAGAGATCAATTGTCTTTGACCTACAGAAAGAGTAGAGCCACGCTCCATCACATTATAATGCAAGCCTCCTGGCAGTCTTTCTATAAACTTCTTAGCGCCTACAAGCTCAGCAGCATGCATTACTTCTTCTTCTGTAATAGATTCATTTCCTAAAGTAATGTTGTACAAAATAGTATCACTATAAAGAAATACGTCTTGTAGTACCACTCCAATTTTACTGCGTAAACTGGCTAAATCATATTGCTTAACATCTACACCGTCTACTTCTATGCTTCCTTTATTAATATCATAAAAACGACTCAGCAAATTGATAATTGAAGATTTACCAGCTCCTGTGGCTCCTACTAGGGCCAGAGTTTCTCCTGGTTTTACATTAAAGTTGATATCCTTCAGCACATAGTCCTCATCATTATAAGCAAACCACACATTTTGAAATGAAACGGCTCCTTCAATATTTTCAGGGTTATGATTTCCTGTATTAGGGATGTACTCATCGTTATCCAAAAGCTTCAGTATTCTGGATGAGCTTACAATACCCAACTGCAAAGTGTTAAACCTATCTGCAATCATTCTTATTGGTCTGAAGAACATTTGGATATACATAATAAAGGCTATCAGCTTACCAATGGTAATTCCGGTAACGGCTTCATCTATCACTCCCTTAGCTCCATACCAAACCAGCAAACCAATACCTGCCGCACTGATTATTTCTGCCACTGGAAAATAGACAGAATAATAAAGAACAGATTTTAGGTTGGCTCTTTTGTGCTCTCTGTTAATGGCTTTAAACTTTTCATATTCTCTCTCTTCACTACCAAATATCTGTACTATGCTCATTCCGGTAATATGTTCTTGCACAAAAGAGTTGAGGTTAGCCACAGCGTTACGCACATCGTTAAATGCCACTTTTATTTTCTCTTTAAATACATAAGTAGAAACCAGCAAAATAGGCAATGTAGATAAACTGATTAGTGCCAGGCGCCAATCACTAGAAAACATAATGATTAAAATAAAGATCAGCTGCAGCAAGTCTCCCATCATAGCGGCCAATCCTTGAGAAAAAACATCGGCCAAAGTCTCCACATCAGAAATAGTTCTTGTTACAAGCCTTCCGATAGGGGTATTATCAAAAAACTTAAGCCTTAGTTTTACTAAATGTTCATATAGCTGTACCCTAATATCTCTGATAACATACTGACCAAGCCAGCCAGAAAGGTAGGTGTGGGCATATTGCACTAGAGCCTGAGCGAATAATATTCCTCCGAGCACCAACATCATATTAACCATGCCCTGGTAGTCTCCGTACGCAACATGATTATCTAATGTCTGCTGTATAAGCAAAGGCAACAATGGGGCTAAAACTCCTAGTGCTATGGTTAAGAAAATAAGTAGAAAAAACCTTCCTTTATAAGGCTTCACAAACCGCATTAACCGCTTCAACACATCTAAATCTACAATGCTTCCGCTATTTACTTTCTCTTTTTCCAATCTACAATCTAATATCTTCGGGATAACATACCCTGGTTAAAAAAAGTCCCTGAGGAGGAGCCGATGCTCCGGCATTTCTTCGGTTTTTACTGTCGATAATTTGCTGAAAGTCATCTATGCTCAACTTACCACTACCAACCAGAAATAAAGTGCCTACTACCGCCCTTACCATACCGCGTAAAAACCTATTGGCTGAGATATGAAACACATAATAATCTTCCTTCTCCACCCATCTGGCTTCAGTAATGTTACAGCAGAAGTTGTTCACGTCTGTTTTTACCTTACTAAAAGCTTCGAAATCATGCTCCCCAATCAGTAACGAAGCCGCTTGGTTCATGGTTGTAATATCCATTGGTTTTACAAAAATAAAACT includes the following:
- a CDS encoding ABC transporter ATP-binding protein — its product is MRFVKPYKGRFFLLIFLTIALGVLAPLLPLLIQQTLDNHVAYGDYQGMVNMMLVLGGILFAQALVQYAHTYLSGWLGQYVIRDIRVQLYEHLVKLRLKFFDNTPIGRLVTRTISDVETLADVFSQGLAAMMGDLLQLIFILIIMFSSDWRLALISLSTLPILLVSTYVFKEKIKVAFNDVRNAVANLNSFVQEHITGMSIVQIFGSEEREYEKFKAINREHKRANLKSVLYYSVYFPVAEIISAAGIGLLVWYGAKGVIDEAVTGITIGKLIAFIMYIQMFFRPIRMIADRFNTLQLGIVSSSRILKLLDNDEYIPNTGNHNPENIEGAVSFQNVWFAYNDEDYVLKDINFNVKPGETLALVGATGAGKSSIINLLSRFYDINKGSIEVDGVDVKQYDLASLRSKIGVVLQDVFLYSDTILYNITLGNESITEEEVMHAAELVGAKKFIERLPGGLHYNVMERGSTLSVGQRQLISFVRAMVYDPKILVLDEATSSVDTETEELIQNAIERMMKDRTAVVIAHRLSTIQKADKIIVLDKGEIKEEGNHSELIELGGYYTQLHKMQYKEIV
- the truA gene encoding tRNA pseudouridine(38-40) synthase TruA, with the protein product MRYFFEISYHGKKYHGWQRQKNAISVQQAVEEAMSLILNQPIVITGSGRTDTGVHCKQQFFHADLENEIDTGKLRYNLNSYLPEDISINAIFAVNEEAHARFTATSRSYEYYVSRQKNPFYHDMSFIFVKPMDITTMNQAASLLIGEHDFEAFSKVKTDVNNFCCNITEARWVEKEDYYVFHISANRFLRGMVRAVVGTLFLVGSGKLSIDDFQQIIDSKNRRNAGASAPPQGLFLTRVCYPEDIRL